A window of Polaromonas hydrogenivorans contains these coding sequences:
- a CDS encoding LON peptidase substrate-binding domain-containing protein: MSEALTLTSLPLFPLGTVLYPGGLLPLQIFEVRYLDMIGKCHKTGAPFGVVSLTEGSEVRKPANVTPKGALPGGDGFAHEAFNAVGTLAKIIEFSVPQPGLMVVLCQGIHRFTITRREKLKHGLWIADVVRMEDDLPVRIPHDLQKSAEALGKLIKGLLHGDTPPEKMPMQPPYHLDDCSWVANRWCELLPMPLAVKQRLMELDNPLLRLELVCDILERNGISR, encoded by the coding sequence ATGTCTGAAGCCCTTACCCTTACCTCACTTCCCCTCTTTCCGCTGGGCACCGTGCTCTACCCCGGCGGCTTGCTGCCGCTGCAGATTTTCGAGGTCCGCTACCTGGACATGATTGGCAAATGCCATAAAACAGGGGCGCCTTTTGGCGTCGTTTCGCTGACCGAAGGCTCGGAAGTCCGCAAACCCGCCAATGTAACGCCCAAGGGCGCCCTGCCCGGCGGTGACGGCTTTGCGCACGAAGCCTTCAACGCCGTGGGCACCCTGGCCAAAATCATCGAGTTTTCGGTGCCGCAACCCGGCCTGATGGTGGTTCTGTGCCAGGGGATTCACCGCTTCACGATTACCCGGCGGGAAAAGCTGAAACATGGCCTGTGGATTGCCGATGTGGTCCGCATGGAAGATGACCTGCCCGTCAGGATTCCGCACGATTTGCAAAAATCCGCCGAGGCCCTGGGCAAGCTGATCAAAGGACTGCTGCATGGCGATACGCCGCCTGAAAAAATGCCCATGCAGCCACCCTACCACCTTGACGATTGCAGCTGGGTCGCCAATCGCTGGTGCGAATTGCTTCCCATGCCGCTGGCGGTCAAGCAGCGCCTGATGGAACTGGACAACCCGCTGCTCAGGCTGGAACTGGTCTGCGATATTCTGGAACGCAACGGCATTTCACGCTGA
- the accD gene encoding acetyl-CoA carboxylase, carboxyltransferase subunit beta produces MSWLEKLLPPKISPTNPTERRQVPEGLWIKCPSCEAVLYKTDLEKNQNVCPQCSHHHRIGARARLDAFLDAEGRYELGQEVLPVDALKFKDSRKYPERLKEAMENTGETDALVVMGGAVHSIGVVVACFEFEFMGGSMGSVVGERFVRGVHTAIEQKVPFICFTATGGARMQEGLLSLMQMAKTNASLTRLAKKGLPYISVLTDPTMGGVSAGFAFVGDIVIAEPKALIGFAGPRVIESTVRVTLPEGFQRAEFLQTKGAIDFICDRRELRKTVANSLAMLLKQPADAVS; encoded by the coding sequence ATGTCTTGGCTAGAAAAACTCCTTCCCCCCAAAATCAGCCCCACCAATCCGACCGAGCGCCGTCAGGTGCCCGAAGGCCTGTGGATCAAGTGCCCGAGCTGCGAAGCCGTGCTGTACAAGACCGACCTGGAAAAAAACCAGAACGTCTGCCCGCAGTGCAGCCACCACCACCGCATTGGCGCGCGTGCCCGGCTGGACGCCTTCCTCGACGCCGAAGGCCGTTACGAACTGGGCCAGGAAGTGCTTCCCGTCGATGCCCTCAAGTTCAAGGACAGCCGCAAGTACCCCGAGCGCCTGAAGGAAGCGATGGAGAACACCGGCGAAACCGATGCACTGGTGGTGATGGGCGGCGCCGTCCACAGCATCGGCGTGGTTGTGGCCTGCTTTGAATTCGAATTCATGGGCGGCAGCATGGGCAGCGTCGTGGGCGAGCGCTTCGTGCGTGGCGTTCACACCGCCATCGAGCAGAAGGTGCCGTTCATCTGCTTTACCGCCACCGGCGGCGCCCGCATGCAGGAAGGACTGCTTAGCCTGATGCAGATGGCCAAAACCAATGCATCGCTGACGCGCCTGGCCAAAAAGGGCCTGCCCTACATCAGCGTGCTGACCGACCCGACCATGGGCGGGGTGAGCGCCGGTTTTGCCTTTGTCGGCGACATCGTGATTGCCGAGCCCAAGGCCTTGATTGGTTTTGCCGGTCCGCGCGTCATCGAATCGACCGTGCGGGTGACCCTGCCTGAAGGCTTCCAGCGTGCCGAGTTCCTGCAGACCAAGGGTGCGATTGACTTTATCTGCGACCGCCGGGAATTGCGCAAGACGGTGGCGAATTCACTGGCCATGCTGCTCAAGCAGCCGGCCGATGCCGTCAGCTAA
- the trpA gene encoding tryptophan synthase subunit alpha, translating into MSRIESTFSGLKTQGRKALIPYVTAGFPFADVTPELMHGMVAGGADVIELGMPFSDPSADGPVIQKAGEKALSFGIGLVQVLEMVRIFRTKDHTTPVVLMGYANPVERYDIKHGAGTSESAFIRDAAAAGVDGMLIVDYPPEECVEFSARLKAHGMDLIFLLAPTSTDARMAQVAQVASGYVYYVSLKGVTGAGTLDVDAVEAMLPRIRRHVNVPVGVGFGIRDAATARAIGKVADAVVIGSKIIQLIENQPRDRVATVAHDFLQEIRSALD; encoded by the coding sequence ATGAGCCGCATTGAATCGACCTTCTCCGGCCTCAAAACCCAGGGCCGCAAAGCCCTGATTCCCTACGTCACGGCAGGCTTTCCGTTTGCCGATGTCACGCCCGAACTCATGCACGGCATGGTGGCCGGCGGCGCTGACGTGATTGAACTGGGCATGCCGTTTTCCGACCCCAGCGCCGATGGCCCGGTGATCCAGAAGGCCGGAGAAAAAGCGCTTTCCTTCGGCATCGGCCTGGTTCAGGTGCTTGAAATGGTGCGCATTTTCCGCACAAAAGACCACACCACGCCAGTCGTGCTCATGGGCTACGCCAACCCAGTCGAGCGCTACGACATCAAGCATGGCGCAGGCACCTCCGAAAGCGCCTTTATTCGCGATGCCGCCGCCGCCGGTGTCGATGGCATGCTGATCGTTGACTATCCGCCAGAAGAGTGCGTGGAATTTTCCGCCAGGCTCAAGGCGCACGGCATGGACCTGATTTTTTTGCTGGCGCCCACCAGCACCGACGCGCGCATGGCCCAGGTGGCCCAGGTCGCCAGCGGCTATGTGTATTACGTTTCGCTCAAGGGCGTGACCGGCGCCGGCACGCTGGACGTGGATGCGGTCGAAGCCATGCTGCCGCGCATTCGCCGGCATGTGAACGTACCCGTGGGCGTGGGCTTTGGCATTCGCGACGCCGCGACCGCCAGGGCCATCGGCAAAGTGGCTGATGCCGTGGTCATTGGCAGCAAGATCATCCAGCTGATTGAAAACCAGCCGCGCGACCGGGTTGCCACCGTGGCGCACGACTTTTTGCAGGAAATCCGTTCGGCGCTGGACTGA